GCTCATTCCGTTAAGATGATTTactattatcattattcaaaaatacaGAGTTTGGGGAGGGTAATATCTTGCACTATTTTGGTGTCAATATAATCAAAGCAGCAGAAGCTATGAATATCATACACTACTTTGAGTGGAtgtttaaagaaaaaaaattctactgcaaaatatatttttcaaaagaactaAGTAACATGGCTAGTATTTAATCCAGTTTCCTGCTCAGAAAACTATCGCGAATAATATTGTTAAAACAGTATAAATTGACGTCTTGAGACCATCaataaagaagtttttCGGAGCActattttccattttctttgaactTCCTTGGTTCTTAGAgtcattttttcctttttcctttttaccAGCATCGTTATTAGTTTCCTGTTTCCCTAATACGTTCCCTTCCTCATCAACATTCAacattttacttttcatACCAGATGTGCATTCGATTTTACCACCTCTTATGATAGACCGGCCATTCTTTGGTGCCGTAAACTCTTCACAATTTAATTCGTCAGATGAACTTTTGATATACGCGCTGCCTTTCACTAATTTTAGTTCTGGGAAATCTATTTTCTCGAAGGTACCTTCAAAATAGATTGCACCACCAATTTGCCTTAGCTTCggaaagaaatcaattttaGCAAGCCCCGTGTTGTTGGCAATCATCAACCCCCCTTGAACCTCTGTTacatttgaaaagtttagTCGTTTTaagtttttattatctATTAAGCCCAATGTTCCTTGGATCTTTGTTAAAAGTGGGAGTTCCAAACTTGAGAATTGGTTCTCAATAAACTCTAAGGAACTGTTAACCGAAGAAAGCTTAGCTACGTTAATTGTTGAGACATCTTTAATGGTCATGTTTTCAACAGTGTATAAGTTACTCAAGTCAAGTTCAAGCTCTTTGGCATTAGAATGAACAGTTAGTTGTTTTGTAACACTTTCTAGCTTTGTGAATAAAGTTTCCAAAAACCTGTTATTGTTAATATTGAAGATGTTCACTTCCTTAACATTATTAAAATAATCGATAGAAGTTAATGCAGTATCAGATATAACTATGTTTTTAACCTTGTTGATGTTTCCGTTAATGACAACACTACTTAGAATAGGCAAAACTCTCCAATCAACAGTTTCAACTTCTCTTAAAACAGGTAAGTCTAACGACACAAAGGAGGTTAGACTATCCAATTCCAATTTTCGCAAAACCTGCAAATTGTAACCTTGAATTCTAAAAACATGTTTGTTATTCTTAATGATAAGATCCCCCTCTATCTCTTTTATCGAACCCAAATCAACAAGAGATCCACTGAAGTTACTTGATATTTCAATGTTTCCCATGACCTTCCAACATTTTGCTTGCAATTCAATCAAATTGGCagcattttcaatatgATATATGCTTTTCTTACAATCTTCATCTATCTTTGTTTGTTTCGCTGGAGAAATCGTCTCAAAGTTggttttctcttttttaggAACTGTTGCATTAGTATTGACCAACATGATATTGTGGTCTAAAATATTTAGTTCACCATTTACTCCAAATGCAGTTGAAGGTTTAGCTAACTGCAGAAGTAAAAATAGAAAGCTTAGGATTGTGTGTATACGACTCAACATTGTgccttttcctttgttAGTGGATACTTTTGCTTCTTTGTTGAATATGAATTATTGTTAAAAGATGTTTGTGCTACTTCAAATGATTattctatatttttttaatttataGCTTAAACAATTGCCACAAAAGATGCTTTTTGAGACATTCAACTGACGGGCATTTGAATTAGCCGAAAGCTTTcttaaaacaaaaaaacgtaaaaaaagaattataGCAGGAGAATAATTAGAACGCATGACTTTTTTTACTGTTTGTTATATAATTCGATTAATTCATTCTTCATTGattgaagatgaaagaatatggaaaacagaaattcaagaatatacccataatatatatacttattTTTTACACGAATCCTTTCTTTATTGCCTCAATTCTTAGTGAAATCTCTTCTATAAAAACCTCATTGAAACCAGGAACGCTTGCTTCGGTTTTAATGAATTGCTTTAACATTTCATTCacatattttcttgtttcatcatcacGTGCACGTTCATACATTCTGTTGAGAATGTGAGACACGATATTTTTCAGGTAGTCAAACTTCTCTATCTTCAACGCTTGAATATCGTTTTTCTTATACTTCTTGTTATAGTTAGAGGGTGTCGCCATTTCGATCTC
The Saccharomyces mikatae IFO 1815 strain IFO1815 genome assembly, chromosome: 4 genome window above contains:
- the SPS2 gene encoding Sps2p (similar to Saccharomyces cerevisiae SPS22 (YCL048W) and SPS2 (YDR522C); ancestral locus Anc_1.25); translation: MLSRIHTILSFLFLLLQLAKPSTAFGVNGELNILDHNIMLVNTNATVPKKEKTNFETISPAKQTKIDEDCKKSIYHIENAANLIELQAKCWKVMGNIEISSNFSGSLVDLGSIKEIEGDLIIKNNKHVFRIQGYNLQVLRKLELDSLTSFVSLDLPVLREVETVDWRVLPILSSVVINGNINKVKNIVISDTALTSIDYFNNVKEVNIFNINNNRFLETLFTKLESVTKQLTVHSNAKELELDLSNLYTVENMTIKDVSTINVAKLSSVNSSLEFIENQFSSLELPLLTKIQGTLGLIDNKNLKRLNFSNVTEVQGGLMIANNTGLAKIDFFPKLRQIGGAIYFEGTFEKIDFPELKLVKGSAYIKSSSDELNCEEFTAPKNGRSIIRGGKIECTSGMKSKMLNVDEEGNVLGKQETNNDAGKKEKGKNDSKNQGSSKKMENSAPKNFFIDGLKTSIYTVLTILFAIVF